One Coccinella septempunctata chromosome 1, icCocSept1.1, whole genome shotgun sequence DNA window includes the following coding sequences:
- the LOC123322556 gene encoding uncharacterized protein LOC123322556, with amino-acid sequence MLALGSKFSIPVSANQIPIYKLITDVEDLIQKVPTERRDFLRGKTTSIITNFIHNNSNKNYTTERLFNVTKSFLRDNEELIVLNSDKGSVTVIMEKQDYVQKMLAIINSNSFKELPMDPTQKIQTKCNKFVSLLETHKVITREKARQMRTYNSNTPKIYGNPKIHKPDTPLRPIVSCIQAPTRYLSGYVAEILSMAYDKDNEYFIKDSFEFADLVNNLKVPPDHVVISLDVVNLFGNIQSELAIEAISKKWNVIQEYTNIPKQLFMDILNFLMENSYFSFQGKFYLQIFGSSMGSDLSPIISLYVMDYLLDGTVAKLPFKLFLIKKYVDDLLLIAPANEITNIKTTCNSFNEHIQFTVEEEDENHSVPFLDTKVCRINNTIKLDWYRKDITSDKFIHYLSDHPIKTKINTIKGMRTRVDRICHPDFRQINSNKLFKIFVENGYPRSMLRKLLFESATSRMNEVEEVNVPSQNNEIDEIKYGSIMNINVKIYI; translated from the coding sequence ATGTTGGCACTGGGCTCAAAATTCAGTATACCAGTTTCAGCAAATCAAATACCCATATACAAACTTATCACAGATGTGGAGGATTTAATCCAGAAGGTTCCAACAGAGAGGAGGGATTTTCTGAGAGGAAAAACAACAAGCATAATTACTAATTTTATACACAATAACAGCAACAAGAATTACACAACAGAAAGACTATTCAACGTGACAAAATCCTTCTTGAGGGACAATGAAGAGCTGATTGTACTTAACAGTGACAAAGGATCGGTAACGGTGATAATGGAGAAGCAAGACTATGTACAAAAAATGCTAGCGATCATCAATTCTAATAGTTTTAAAGAATTACCCATGGACCCGACTCAAAAGATACAAACAAAATGTAACAAATTCGTTTCCTTGTTGGAGACACACAAAGTTATCACAAGAGAAAAGGCAAGGCAAATGAGGACCTACAACTCAAATACACCTAAAATATATGGCAATCCAAAGATACATAAACCGGACACTCCCTTGAGGCCAATAGTATCTTGTATACAGGCACCAACCCGGTATCTTTCTGGGTATGTAGCAGAGATATTGAGTATGGCGTATGATAAAgacaatgaatattttatcaagGATTCCTTTGAGTTTGCTGATCTTGTGAACAATCTTAAGGTACCACCTGACCACGTTGTCATATCGTTGGATGTGGTCAACTTGTTCGGAAACATCCAGAGTGAACTAGCAATCGAAGCAATAAGTAAAAAATGGAATGTGATCCAAGAATATACGAACATACCTAAACAACTCTTTATGGATATCCTCAACTTTCTGATGGAGAACAGTTATTTCTCCTTCCAAGGAAAATTTTACCTgcagatatttggaagttcCATGGGCTCAGATCTGAGTCCAATAATATCCCTTTATGTGATGGATTATCTTCTGGACGGCACGGTTGCCAAGTTGCCATTTAAATTGTTTCTTATAAAAAAGTACGTAGATGATCTCCTACTCATTGCTCCAGCTAACGAAATCACTAACATCAAAACCACATGCAATAGTTTTAATGAACACATCCAGTTCACTGTAGAGGAAGAAGATGAAAACCACTCAGTtccatttttggacacaaaGGTCTGCCGAATAAACAACACCATAAAATTAGACTGGTATAGAAAAGACATAACATCAGACAAATTTATCCATTACTTATCTGATCACCCAATCAAGACGAAAATAAATACTATAAAAGGAATGAGAACAAGGGTAGATAGAATTTGCCATCCCGATTTCAGGCAGATAAATAGTAACaagcttttcaaaatatttgtgGAAAATGGTTATCCAAGGAGTATGCTCAGAAAACTACTTTTTGAGTCGGCCACAAGTAGAATGAATGAGGTTGAAGAAGTCAATGTACCATCACAAAACAATGAAATTGATGAGATAAAATATGGGAGTATAATGAACATAAATGTTaagatatatatataa